CACCGGTGAAGTTTCGGATATAGAGAATCCGGAAGTCGACGAAAACACACGTGAAAGTACGCGTAAACGTGAAGCCTATTTTCTTGAATATGCCCAGACTATACAATCATCAATAAATATTCCATTACTTGTCACCGGTGGATTCCGTTCGCGTAATACCATGCTTGAAACACTGGCCAATCATGAACTGGATGTTGTTGGGATCGCACGGCCACTTTGTGTGGACCCGGCAATTTCGCAAAAACTCATTGACGGTACCGAAGAGAAAGCTCAACAATATGAGCCCAAGCTATGGTCTGGTGCTTTTGGTCCGGCCAGCAAATCCAAAGTTTTTCGCATGGTGAATATTTTTGGTGATGTGGCCTGGTATTATCACCAAATTCTGAAATTGGCAAAGAATAAGCCAATCAACCCCCAGTTGGGTTTGTTGAATTCTTTTTTCTCACATTTTAATCGCGAGTACAGAATCGGACTGCAGAGAAAGTGGAAGCAAAGGAAGAAATCCGGGTCCTAGATCGCACCGGCTAAAAATTTTTACGCCGCGTCGGTGGAAATTTTTCTATTGCGTAACTTTGCGTAAAACCGGCACCCTGATGCCCAGGAAAATATCACCTTCGCCATACTGACCATCACCGGTTTTGAAAAAGCCTTGCGAATGTTTTGCAATTTCAGGGTTAGCAAGCGCCTTTATCTCACCGAGAATCTGGTTTGCTTTCACAGCGCTTATTCTTTGATGGTGACCAGAGTCAGTTCATTGCCCCACACGCAGCCGCTATCCAGGCACAGTATATTTTTACGTTTATAGTAACCAAGCGCTGCCCAATGGCCAAATACAATCGGGGTTTTTTTAAGTTTTCGACCGGGGTATTTAAACCAGGGGATAAGGGTTTTGGGTTTTTGTTTTAACTGACTTTTATTCTGCAGGTTAAGTCGACAGCGTTTGGTTACATAGCGCATCCGGGTAAAAGCGTTTGTAATGAATCTCAGGCGTTCGTAGCCAATCAGGTTTTTTGACCAAAGACTTGGCTGGTTGCCATGCATGTTTTTGAAAAATTTACTTCGCTGTTTTTCATCTACCAGTACCTCTTCCACTTCACGCGCCAGTTTCAAGGTTTTTCCCATGCTCCAGAGAGGGTAGATACCGGCATGTGCCAAGAGGGTATTCAGTTCCAGTTCGTAATGCACCAGAGGTTGATGGCTCAACCATTCCAGCAGATCGATCTTGTCTTTGGCCTTGAAAATAGGTTTCAGGTCTTTGCCAATGCTGTAATTTGCTTGTAAAGGCTTGTGATACGCAAGTGCCAAGAGGTGAAGGTCGTGGTTGCCAAGCACCGTGACGATGGAGTCACGAATGGAAAACAGATAACGCAAAGTTTTTAATGATTTGGGACCACGGGCTACCAGATCTCCACTTAGCCAAAGTGTATCCTTTTTCGGGTCAAACTCAACCTCATCCAGTTTGTTTCTCAGGTCTTGATAGCAACCCTGAACATCGCCAACCGCATAAATAGCCATTAGAATCCCTGTGTTTTATTATTTATCAAATTTAATTGACCAGGCCTGGAACTGCAAGACTAAAAACCGGAATATTGGCATTAAAAGTATCTCCTTGCATAGTGCGCATACCATAATGTCCATACATACAGCCTATTGGGGTTTTCAATACCGCTCCACTTGTATAACGATGCACTTGTCCCGGTTGCAAAACAGGTTGCAATCCAACAACTCCTTCTCCGCTTACTTCTTTGGTAATGCCATTGGCGTCGGTAATGATCCATTTACGCGTTATTAATTGTACGGTTTCACTGGAATTGTTGCTGATCTCAACATGATAGGCAAAAGTGAACACGCCATTGAGTGCATCGGACTGAGCCTCGATGTATTCAGTTTGAACGCTCACATTAATGCTGTCCTGACTCATTGGTTTTTAGAACTCAAATAATTACTTATGCTAATGAAATCCAGAACAGACAATCTTTCAGCGCGTAATTGAGGGTCCAGGCCCAGTTGATCAAAATTTTCGGGGCTTAGAAACGATTTAAGGCTATTTCGAATGGTTTTGCGTCTTTGGCTGAAAGCCTGACGCACAACATCAGCAAATATTGCCGGATCTTTGATGTGGTATTCATTTGCATGCGAGATTGATTTTGGGGTCAAGCAGATAATTGCCGAGTCAACTTTAGGCGGTGGCTTAAAGGCACCCGGGCCTACCTCAAAAAGCTTCTCCGCATTCCAGTGAGCCTGAACCATAACCGAGAGTCGGCCATAGGTTTTACTCCCTGGCATAGCAACCATGCGATCAACCACCTCTTTTTGCAACATAAAATGCATATCAATAATACGATGCTTGAAATTTATCAAATGAAAAATTAGAGGGGTAGAAATGTTGTACGGGAGATTGCCAATTAGCCTGATATTCTCGGCCTCAGGAAGCAATGCAGCAAAATCGGTGCGTAAGGCATCAGCTTCTTGTATGAAGAAATCGGTATGTTTTTGTGTGGCATTGGACAAGCTTTTTATGGCGTCGCGGTCTATTTCCAAAGCCAGGTATTGTTGATACGGGTAGCGTTCAAGCAGGGGAAGGGTCAATGCGCCTAATCCCGGGCCAATTTCAATGACATGGTCATTGTGTTTCAGGTCAATGGCTTCTGCTATGCGTTGTATTACATGCGCATCGTGTAAAAAATGCTGACCAAAACGTTTACGTACCGGGTGAGACATATGTGCGTCAGGCATTCAGTTTTTTATCAGTATTATTTAATAATATCATTCATACTTCGAATGGTTTTTTCAATACTGGATGTAATCGTGGATTCAAGATCAATTTCTTTTTCAAGTGCTTTTTCAATAACCAGTTCTTCTTCTGGAATTTCTTCGGCCGGAAGTATCTGCTTACGTTGCAGAGAATGGTCCTCTTCAAGAATATTAAACATTTCGTGAATATCGTCATCACTTAATTCGGCACTTTCCGGGACTGCGCCTTTGTTGCGAAGTTCCTGATTTTCGGCTTTATGCGCTTGTGCAAATGAAGTTTGAGCAGGTTGATGAAGTTGTGCAATTTCCTGACTTGCCGCAAGTGAATTCTGTTTTTTACGTTTTTTACGTTGGTATGCCACTGTTGCCATTTCAATAGCGGTTTCAACAGCTGCAATCATGCTGTCGGGTGAAACGCGGCCAGTGCCCGCCAGATCCAATGCAGTGCCGTGATCCACAGAAGTTCGGATAATTGGTAAACCAAGGGTAATATTCACCCCTTTGCCAAAACTGGCATATTTTAATACCGGTAAGCCCTGGTCGTGATACATGCAAAGAATTGCATCAACATCATGCAATATTTTAGGAGTAAAAACCGTGTCAGCAGGTAATGGACCAATCAGATCCATTCCGGAGTTTCGGGCCAGGTTCAATGTTGGTTCAATAGTATCAATATCCTCACGACCCAGGTGCCCCTGTTCGCCAGCATGCGGGTTCAATCCGCACACAGCTATTCTTGGAGATTGAATTCCAAAATGTAGCTTGAGGTCGTTATACAAAACTTCCAGAACATTGATCAAGGCATCTTGTGTGATGGCGGCGGGCACTTTACTCAAAGGCAAGTGGGTTGTAGCCAGCGCGACACGCATTTCATCACAAGCCAGCATCATGACCGGTTTGTCGACCAGGGTTTTTTGTGCCAGATACTCTGTATGTCCACTGAAGGCATACCCAGCCTCATTGATTATCCCTTTATGTACCGGGGCCGTGACCATGGCATGAAACTGTTTACGTACGCATCCTTGAATCGCAATGTCGAGTTGCTCAAGAACCATTGGGACGTTTTTGCTATCAAGGCGACCGGCGACCACTGGTAGTGCAGTTGGTACACTTATAAGATCCAGATGTTTCAGGGCATCTTCAAGGCCAAGTTGTTTAGCGCGCTGACCAAACACAACAGAGTCGCCGATAATGCTAATACGAGCAGGTAATTTTGCTTTGAGCAGATGCAGACAGACGTCAGGCCCTGCGCCGGATGGTTCACCCGAGGTGACAACAATTTTTGGCAGGAAAAGACTCATGTCTGGTTAATTATCAGGCTATTTAGTATGGCTCATGTTCTTAGAGTCGATATTCCACATAAGCTTCATCGCGTAGACGCTGCATCCAGAGCAAGGACTCTTCTTCAAATTTTTGTTCACGCAGAGCATTTCGGGCGCGATTACGCAATAAATCCTCAGCCATATCTTTTTCCCGTTTATCCTGAACTTCGAGAATATGCCAACCAAATTGGCTTCTAAAAGGTTCACTCACCTCTCCGATAGGCGTGGTTTTGATAACACCGGCAAAGCTTGGGTCATAAACATCGGTCACAGACCAACCAAGTTCACCACCTTTGGTTGCTGAACCCGGGTCTTGTGAGTGCAAGCGAGCAAGTTCGGAAAAATCCGTACCTGACTCAATGTCTTGTTTCAGTTTGAGGAGTTTCTCTTTGTTTTCTTCGTCTGTGCCAAGATCAGAGTCGCTAATAAGAATGTGTCTGACCTTGTATTGTTCAATGATCTGCTCAGGTAATTCATTACCGCGCGTATCTTCGATCATGATCAGGTGAAAACCACTTGGACTGCGAATGACATCAGACACCTGATTAACCTCCAAGCTTCTGATCATG
This window of the Gammaproteobacteria bacterium genome carries:
- a CDS encoding symmetrical bis(5'-nucleosyl)-tetraphosphatase; protein product: MAIYAVGDVQGCYQDLRNKLDEVEFDPKKDTLWLSGDLVARGPKSLKTLRYLFSIRDSIVTVLGNHDLHLLALAYHKPLQANYSIGKDLKPIFKAKDKIDLLEWLSHQPLVHYELELNTLLAHAGIYPLWSMGKTLKLAREVEEVLVDEKQRSKFFKNMHGNQPSLWSKNLIGYERLRFITNAFTRMRYVTKRCRLNLQNKSQLKQKPKTLIPWFKYPGRKLKKTPIVFGHWAALGYYKRKNILCLDSGCVWGNELTLVTIKE
- the apaG gene encoding Co2+/Mg2+ efflux protein ApaG, with the protein product MSQDSINVSVQTEYIEAQSDALNGVFTFAYHVEISNNSSETVQLITRKWIITDANGITKEVSGEGVVGLQPVLQPGQVHRYTSGAVLKTPIGCMYGHYGMRTMQGDTFNANIPVFSLAVPGLVN
- the rsmA gene encoding 16S rRNA (adenine(1518)-N(6)/adenine(1519)-N(6))-dimethyltransferase RsmA, with the protein product MSHPVRKRFGQHFLHDAHVIQRIAEAIDLKHNDHVIEIGPGLGALTLPLLERYPYQQYLALEIDRDAIKSLSNATQKHTDFFIQEADALRTDFAALLPEAENIRLIGNLPYNISTPLIFHLINFKHRIIDMHFMLQKEVVDRMVAMPGSKTYGRLSVMVQAHWNAEKLFEVGPGAFKPPPKVDSAIICLTPKSISHANEYHIKDPAIFADVVRQAFSQRRKTIRNSLKSFLSPENFDQLGLDPQLRAERLSVLDFISISNYLSSKNQ
- the pdxA gene encoding 4-hydroxythreonine-4-phosphate dehydrogenase PdxA; translated protein: MSLFLPKIVVTSGEPSGAGPDVCLHLLKAKLPARISIIGDSVVFGQRAKQLGLEDALKHLDLISVPTALPVVAGRLDSKNVPMVLEQLDIAIQGCVRKQFHAMVTAPVHKGIINEAGYAFSGHTEYLAQKTLVDKPVMMLACDEMRVALATTHLPLSKVPAAITQDALINVLEVLYNDLKLHFGIQSPRIAVCGLNPHAGEQGHLGREDIDTIEPTLNLARNSGMDLIGPLPADTVFTPKILHDVDAILCMYHDQGLPVLKYASFGKGVNITLGLPIIRTSVDHGTALDLAGTGRVSPDSMIAAVETAIEMATVAYQRKKRKKQNSLAASQEIAQLHQPAQTSFAQAHKAENQELRNKGAVPESAELSDDDIHEMFNILEEDHSLQRKQILPAEEIPEEELVIEKALEKEIDLESTITSSIEKTIRSMNDIIK